The stretch of DNA GCTGCCAGTCCTCGACGGTGTCCGCGTCGGACTGGAGCGGCTCGCGCTGCTTCTTACGGTAGGAGTTGATGAAGGTGTTGGTCAGGATCCGATAGAGCCAGGCCTTGAGGTTGGTGCCGGGCCGGTACTGGTGGAAGGAGCCGAAGGCCTTGGCGTAGGCGTCCTGCACGAGGTCCTCGGCGTCGGCCCGGTTGCGGGTCATGCGCAGGGCGGCACCGTAGAGCTGGTCGAGGTAGGGCAGGGCCTCCACCTCGAAGCGGGCGGCCCGGGCCGCCTCGTCCTCGTCGGCGGGGGCACGGTCGAGATCGTCGGCGGAGTCATCCGGATCGATCACCTCATCCAGGGTGATCTCGTCTGTGTGGTCGTCGATGTCCGTCATCGTCCACGAGCCTAGCCCGAGCCGGGTCCCCCGGGTGTCATCGGCGCCCAGGGAGCTGGTCACTGCGGTGGGTCGGGCCGGGCGACCGACGGGCCGGTCGTGCCGGCGGAGCGGGCCGCTCGTCGGGGCGCCCCGGCGACGAGCGGTCCTGCTCGACGTCGGCGCGGTCGGCTGCTGAGTGCTCATGTCCTGAGCAACAGGGCGCTGCCCCGGATTCATTCCCCGTCCGCGCTCAGCGAGGCGTGCGCCACCTTCGAGCGGCGATGCCGCTGGCCCGAGCCGCTTCGGTGCGTCAGGATGGGGGCATGAACATTCTGCGCTCCTTCGCCCGCCCGATGCTCGCTGCGCCCTTCATCGTCGATGGGTTCGACGCCCTCGTGCGCCCGTCACGTCACGTGGAGAAGTTCGAGAAGGTCGCCCCAACCCTGGAGCGCGCCGGCCTGCCTCCGGTGCTGACCTCGGACGCCCGCATGCTCACCCGTGCCTCGGGCGCCGTGAGCCTCGTGGCCGGGCTGGGGCTGGCCGCCGGCCGGGCGCCCCGCACGAACGCCACGATCCTGGCGGCTCTCAACATCCCGCTCACGGCCGTCAACAACCCCGTGTGGGCGGTCAAGGGGACCCAGGCCCGAAAGGAGGCTCTCTCCGGCCTGCTGCGTGGGGCCGCCGTGGGAGCCGGCCTGGTCCTGGCCACCGTCGACCGTCAGGGCAAGCCGTCCCTGGCCTGGCGGATGCGCAACTCCCGCCAGCAGCGCGAGGCCGTCCAGGCCGCTCGGGAGGCCGTCCGCCAGCGCTACGTCACCGCCTGAGGCACACTGCCGCAGCCCATCGGCTCGGCTCCGGGTGCGACGTCGGACACTGCCGTCGCTCACAGTCATGTCACTGCTGCTCCGGCCGCCCCACCACTTCTGAAGTGTCACCTGGGCGTCACAGGTGACGGCTACGCTCAAGCCGTCCACTCGGATCCGGTGCAGCGCCGTCTCACCACCGCTTCACCGCCATCTCAACCATCACGCGCAGACACGTCATCGACACGCAGGGAGTACCTATGACCGTCCAGTCCGCCCAGCCGGCCCAGGCAAGTCAGTCGGCCCAGGCAGAACAGACCGTGGAGCCCGATGTCATCTACACCTGGACCGATGAGGCGCCGATGCTGGCGACCCACTCCTTCCTGCCGATCATGCGGGGCTTCGCCCAGCGGGCCGGCGTGAGCGTGGGGACCGCAGACATCTCGCTGGCGGGCCGCATCCTGGCGGCCTTCTCCCTGGCCGACGACGATCTGGCGCGCCTGGGCGAACTCACCCAGTCGCCCGCGGCCACCATCATCAAGCTGCCCAACATCTCGGCCTCCCTGCCCCAGCTCAAGGCCGCCATCGCCGAGCTGCAGGCCCTGGGCTACGAGATCCCCGACTACCCCGACTCCCCGACCACGCCCGCTGAGCGCGAGGCACGCGCCACCTACGACGCCGTCAAGGGCAGCGCCGTCAACCCCGTCCTGCGCGAGGGCAACTCCGACAGGCGCGCCCCGGCGGCCGTCAAGGCCTACGCCCGCTCGCACCCGCACTCGATGGGGACCTGGTCACCCGAGTCGCGCACCCGTGTGGCCACGATGGAGGCCGGCGACTTCCGGCACAACGAGCGCAGCGTCATCGTCCCCGAGGCCGGCACGCTGCAGATCCGGCTGCGCCCGGCCGACGGCGCGGCACCGGTCGTCCTGCGTGAGTCACTGCCAGTGACGGCCGGGGAGGTCGTGGACGCCACCTTCATGAGCGCCGCAGCCCTCGATGAGTTCCTGGCCGCTCAGGTGGCCGCCGCCAAGGACGAGGACCTGCTGCTGTCAGTGCATCTCAAGGCCACGATGATGAAGGTCTCCGACCCGCTCATCTTCGGTCACGCGGTGCGCGCCACCCTGCCGGGCGTCTTCTCAACCTACGGCGAGGTGCTCGCCGAGGCCGGTCTGCGCGCCGAGGACGGCCTGGCCTCGATCCTGGCGGGCCTGGAGGAGCTGGCCCAGGGCGAGGAGATCCGCGCCGCCATCGAGACCGAGCTGGCCGCCGGGCCGCGCCTGTCCATGGTGGACTCCGACCGCGGTATCACGAACCTGCACGTGCCCAGCGATGTCATCATCGACGCCTCCATGCCCGCCATGATCCGGGCCGGCGGCCATCTGTGGGGGCCGGACGGACGGACCGCGGACACGATCGCCGTCGTCCCGGACTCCTCCTACGCCGGGCTCTATCAGGCCGTCATCGAGGACTGCCGCACCCACGGGGCCCTGGACCCGACCACCATGGGCTCAGTGTCCAACGTGGGCCTCATGGCCCACAAGGCCGAGGAGTACGGCAGCCACGACAAGACCTTCCTCATCCCGGCCGACGGCACTGTCGAGGTCGTCGTGGTCGAGGGCACGGGCACCGAGCCGGGCACGGTGCTCCTGTCCCATGAGGTGGCGGCCGGCGACATCTGGCGGGCCTGCACCACCCAGGACACCCCCATCCGCGACTGGGTGCACCTGGCGGTCACCCGGGCGCGGGCCACCGGCGCACCGGCCGTGTTCTGGCTGGATCCCGAGCGCGGCCACGACGCCGTCCTCAGCGACCTGGTGCGCCGCTACCTGGGTCAGGAGGACACCGAGGGCCTGGACATCCGCATCCTGGACCCGGTGGAGGCCACGCGCCTGTCCCTGGAGCGAGCCCGCCGCGGCGAGGACACGATCTCAGTGACCGGCAACGTCCTGCGTGACTACAACACGGACCTCTTCCCCATCCTCGAGCTGGGCACGAGTGCCAAGATGCTCTCGGTGGTGCCGCTGATGAACGGCGGCGGCCTGTATGAGACCGGGGCCGGGGGCTCGGCCCCCAAGCACGTGCGCCAGCTGCTCGAGGAGGACTACCTGCGCTGGGACTCCCTGGGCGAGTTCCTGGCCCTGGCCGAGGCCCTCCACCACGTGGCCCAGGTCAGCGGCAACGACCGCGCTGAGGTCCTGGCCACCGCCCTGGAGGCCGCCACTGCCCGGCTGCTGGAGGAGAACCGCTCGCCGGCGCGCCGCCTGGGGCAGATCGACAACCGCGGCTCGCACGCCTGGCTGGCCCTGTACTGGGCCCGCGAGCTGGCGGCCCAGCAGACCAGTCCGGAGGTGGCCGCCGTCTTCGACCCGATCGCTCAGCAGCTCGAGGCCTTCAACGACACGATCCAGGCCGAGCTGCTGGCCGTCCAGGGCTCACCGGTGGACATCGGCGGCTACTACCGCCCCGATGAGGCCCTGACCGACGCCGTCATGCGCCCCTCGGCAACCCTCAACGCCGTCATCGAGGCGCTCGCATGACCGGCAGCGCCGGCACTGTCGGCGCTGCCAGTGCCGGCTCGGGCGATTCAGCCGACTCGACCGAGCCGTGGCACGCCCCAGTGGCGGCGGGGGCGCTGGAGGCGGTCGTGGAGCTGCCGGGGTCGAAGTCGCTGAGCGCGCGCGCCCTGCTGCTGGCCGCCGTCGCTGACGCGCCGACCACGCTCACCGGGCTCCTGCGCTCACGCGACACCGAGCTCATGCTCGCCGCCCTCACGGTGCTCGGGGCCCGCTTCGAGGATCTCAACGCCTCTGGCACGCAGCTGCGCATCACCCCCGCTCCCCTGCCGCTGCGCGTTCAGACCGGCCCCGACGGCGTCGGCCGTATCGACGTCGGCCTGGCCGGGACCGTCATGCGGTTCGTGCCCGCGCTCGCCGCCCTGGCCGACGCCCCGGTCGTCTTCGACGGGGACGAGGCCGCCCGGCGCCGCCCCATGGCGCCGCTGCTCGACGCGTTGGCCGCCCTGGGCGCGGAGGTGACCCACCTCGGTGAGCCCGGCTTCCTGCCCGTACGCATCGGCCCCGGTGACGGCGCACTCCTGCGAGCCCAGGGCACCCGGGTGACGGTTGATGGCTCGGCCTCCTCCCAGTTCGTCTCCGCCCTCCTGCTCCTGGGGGCCCTCCTGCCCGGCGGTCTGGAGCTCACCCCCACCGGGCCAGTGCCCTCGCTGACGCATGTGGCCATGACGGTGGCGACGCTGCGCGAACGGGGCATCGCCGTCGACGAGCCCGCCCCCTGGGCCGGCGACGGCGAGCGCACCTGGCGGGTTCACCCGGGCCGCCCCCGCGGCGGGCAGGTGACGATCGAGCCGGACCTGTCCAACGCCGGTCCCTTCCTGGCGGCGGCCCTCGTGGCCGGCGGCCGGGTGAGCGTCCCCCACTGGCCCGCGGCCACGACCCAGGCCGGCGACGCCTGGCGCGAGCTCCTGCCCCGCCTGGGTGGAACCGTGACGCTCACCGATGAGACCCTCACGGCCAGCGGCACCGGGCGGCTGACCGGCCTCGAGGCGGACCTGTCCGACGTCGGCGAGCTCGTCCCCACGGTGGCGGCCCTGGCGACCCTCGCCGGGGCGCAGGGCCACGCCAGCGCCCTCACCGGAATCGCGCACCTGCGCGGGCACGAGACCGACCGCCTGGCAGCCCTGGCCACCGAGATCCGTCTCCTGGGCGGGGACGCCGAGGAGACCGCCGACGGGCTCATCATCCGCCCCGCCCCGCTGCACGGCGCCGCCCTGCACTCCTACGCCGACCACCGGATGGCCACCTTCGCCGCCATCATCGGCCTGGGCGTGGACGGGGTTCGCCTGGACGACATCGAGTGCACCTCCAAGACGCTCCCCGGCTTCGCGGGCCTGTGGACCGCCATGCTCGCCACCGCAGCCGGGGAGCATGGCGCTGGGGCGGGCACTGAGCCGGGCACTCCGGGAGATCGCGCCTGATGGCCCGGCGCGACATCGGCACCGACGATCCCCGGGTTCGGGTCCGCCCCGGCCGGGGCTCGCGCCCCCGCACCAAGCAGCGCCCCCGCCACGCCGACGCGGTCCTGGGCATGGTCACCCGCATCGATCGCGGCCACTACCGCATCCGCCTCGACGACCCGAGCCTGACCGAGGACTCCAGCGGCGACATCACCGCCATGAAGGCCCGCGAGCTCGGCCGGGGCAAGGTCGTCGTCGGAGACCGGGTCGCCGTCGTCGGGGACACCAGCGGGCGCACCGGGACCCTGGCCCGCATGGTGCGCATCGAGGAGCGCGCCACCCTGCTGCGCCGCAGCGCCGAGGACGGCGACGCCGCCGGCACCGAGCGCGCGATCGTCGCCAACGCGCGCCAGCTCGTCATCGTCACCGCCGTGGCTGACCCCGAGCCGCGTCCGCGGATGATCGACCGCTACCTCGTGGCCGCCTACGACGCCGGCATGGAACCGCTCATCGTGCTCACCAAGGCCGACCTGGCCGACGCCGCCCCGCTGACGGACCTCTACAGCCCCCTCGGCGTGCGCTGCCTGGCCACCCGCCTGCACCCCGGCGCCTCAGAGGACGAGGCCGCCCCCACCGAGATCGAGGGGTCAAAGGAGCAGGCCGACGACGGCGTCGAGGCGGTCCGCCGGGCGCTCACCGGCACCGTCTCGGTGCTCGTCGGTCACTCCGGGGTCGGCAAGTCCACGCTCATCAACGCGGTCGTGCCCGGCGCCGACCGCGCCACCGGGCACGTCAACGAGGTCACCGGCCGCGGCCGCCACACCTCCACCAGCCTCCAGGCCCTCGCCCTGCCCGGCGGCGGCTGGGTCATCGACACCCCCGGTGTGCGCTCCTTCGGGGTCTCCCACGTCAGCAGTGCCGACGTCCTGCGCGGCTTCCCGGATCTGACGGCCGTGGCCGAGGACTGTCCGCGCGGGTGCACCCATGAGGAGGGCGTCGTCGACTGCGCCCTGGACGAGTGGGCGAGCGAGCCGGATTCCCCCGAAGAGCGCGGAGCCCGCGTGGAGTCCTTCCGGCGGTTGCTGGTGCCCTCGCTTGAGGCTGAGGATCCCACCAAACCCTGAACAACCTCCCACTGCTGAGCGGCGGCGCCCCACGAGCGCTCCCGGGGCGGCTCAGAGCGCCGCAGAACGGATCGGCGCCCGCCGTCGTCGGCTTCTTCCGGAGGAGAGACGTCTGCGTGCCGTGGTAAGCGCATGGGCGCGCCCCACCCGGATCTCACCCGCGCTCCGCCGACGCCACAGCCACCCGCCCGGAGACCACGACTCGCCGGGCGGCATCGTTCGACGGGCGTCACGGTTTCGTCGACAGCACGATCCTTAACTCTGAGAGTCGCTTGCCCGAGAACTGGGCCACGACCCGCCCAAAACGGCGCCAGCACTGAGTTTTTTCACGTTTCATCGCTCCCGCTATTGGACACCGTGTGCTAAAACTCACATCACAGAGCCGTTGCAGGATTCAACTACAAGCCGATTTTGACGGATCCCACAAGCGAAAGCGCGTTAGTCTCAGGACATGCACAACCGTCCGATCCCTTCACTCCCACGTCCCGCCCTGGGCGACTTGTCCGCGCGCGCCAACCTCTCAGCGGCGCGCCGGCGCGTCCTGGAGGTCGTGGAGGCTTCAAACGACGCGATGACGGCCGTTCAGGTCGCCAGCGCACTCAACCTGCACCACAACACCGTCCGTGAGCACCTGGACGCCCTGGTCGACGCCGGGTTCGTCACGGTGTCCACCAAGCCCACCGGCAAGCGGGGCCGCCCGGCCCTGCGTTACGCCTCGACGGCGCCTGACCCCCAGCAGATGGTCGACGCCTACCTGCTGCTGCTCGACGCGATCGCCGACACCCTGGGCGAGGGCGAGGAGGCCCGCGCCGCCGCCCTGGAGATCGGTCGCCGCTGGGCCGAGCTGACCCCCGGCACCGCCGCTGAGCCCGTGGTCGACGGCGAGGAGGTGGACCGGGTCACCGCCCTCATCCCCTACCTGGCGGTCATGGGCTTCGCCCCGGAGGTCTCCGGTGACACCGTCGTCCTGCGCTCCTGCCCGCTGGTCACACGCAACCACCGGCCGCGCGACCTGGTGTGCACCATGCACGAGGGGTTCCTGCGGGCCGTCGTCGGTCCCGACCCGGCGGCCTACGAGCGCATCAAGTTCTTGCCCAACGGGCCCGACGGCTGCCAGATCAGCCCTTCTGAGCCGGCCAAGCCGGCCCAGGAGGAGCGGGAGATGAACATC from Actinomyces sp. Marseille-P3109 encodes:
- a CDS encoding sigma-70 family RNA polymerase sigma factor; the encoded protein is MTDIDDHTDEITLDEVIDPDDSADDLDRAPADEDEAARAARFEVEALPYLDQLYGAALRMTRNRADAEDLVQDAYAKAFGSFHQYRPGTNLKAWLYRILTNTFINSYRKKQREPLQSDADTVEDWQLHRAASHDSVGLPSAENLALDALPDSDIKEALGQLTEDRRLAVYLADVEGFSYKEIAEIMDTPIGTVMSRLHRGRRQLRELLADYAREYGYGEEEK
- the aroA gene encoding 3-phosphoshikimate 1-carboxyvinyltransferase; its protein translation is MTGSAGTVGAASAGSGDSADSTEPWHAPVAAGALEAVVELPGSKSLSARALLLAAVADAPTTLTGLLRSRDTELMLAALTVLGARFEDLNASGTQLRITPAPLPLRVQTGPDGVGRIDVGLAGTVMRFVPALAALADAPVVFDGDEAARRRPMAPLLDALAALGAEVTHLGEPGFLPVRIGPGDGALLRAQGTRVTVDGSASSQFVSALLLLGALLPGGLELTPTGPVPSLTHVAMTVATLRERGIAVDEPAPWAGDGERTWRVHPGRPRGGQVTIEPDLSNAGPFLAAALVAGGRVSVPHWPAATTQAGDAWRELLPRLGGTVTLTDETLTASGTGRLTGLEADLSDVGELVPTVAALATLAGAQGHASALTGIAHLRGHETDRLAALATEIRLLGGDAEETADGLIIRPAPLHGAALHSYADHRMATFAAIIGLGVDGVRLDDIECTSKTLPGFAGLWTAMLATAAGEHGAGAGTEPGTPGDRA
- the rsgA gene encoding ribosome small subunit-dependent GTPase A; translated protein: MARRDIGTDDPRVRVRPGRGSRPRTKQRPRHADAVLGMVTRIDRGHYRIRLDDPSLTEDSSGDITAMKARELGRGKVVVGDRVAVVGDTSGRTGTLARMVRIEERATLLRRSAEDGDAAGTERAIVANARQLVIVTAVADPEPRPRMIDRYLVAAYDAGMEPLIVLTKADLADAAPLTDLYSPLGVRCLATRLHPGASEDEAAPTEIEGSKEQADDGVEAVRRALTGTVSVLVGHSGVGKSTLINAVVPGADRATGHVNEVTGRGRHTSTSLQALALPGGGWVIDTPGVRSFGVSHVSSADVLRGFPDLTAVAEDCPRGCTHEEGVVDCALDEWASEPDSPEERGARVESFRRLLVPSLEAEDPTKP
- a CDS encoding NADP-dependent isocitrate dehydrogenase gives rise to the protein MTVQSAQPAQASQSAQAEQTVEPDVIYTWTDEAPMLATHSFLPIMRGFAQRAGVSVGTADISLAGRILAAFSLADDDLARLGELTQSPAATIIKLPNISASLPQLKAAIAELQALGYEIPDYPDSPTTPAEREARATYDAVKGSAVNPVLREGNSDRRAPAAVKAYARSHPHSMGTWSPESRTRVATMEAGDFRHNERSVIVPEAGTLQIRLRPADGAAPVVLRESLPVTAGEVVDATFMSAAALDEFLAAQVAAAKDEDLLLSVHLKATMMKVSDPLIFGHAVRATLPGVFSTYGEVLAEAGLRAEDGLASILAGLEELAQGEEIRAAIETELAAGPRLSMVDSDRGITNLHVPSDVIIDASMPAMIRAGGHLWGPDGRTADTIAVVPDSSYAGLYQAVIEDCRTHGALDPTTMGSVSNVGLMAHKAEEYGSHDKTFLIPADGTVEVVVVEGTGTEPGTVLLSHEVAAGDIWRACTTQDTPIRDWVHLAVTRARATGAPAVFWLDPERGHDAVLSDLVRRYLGQEDTEGLDIRILDPVEATRLSLERARRGEDTISVTGNVLRDYNTDLFPILELGTSAKMLSVVPLMNGGGLYETGAGGSAPKHVRQLLEEDYLRWDSLGEFLALAEALHHVAQVSGNDRAEVLATALEAATARLLEENRSPARRLGQIDNRGSHAWLALYWARELAAQQTSPEVAAVFDPIAQQLEAFNDTIQAELLAVQGSPVDIGGYYRPDEALTDAVMRPSATLNAVIEALA
- a CDS encoding DoxX family protein, with the protein product MNILRSFARPMLAAPFIVDGFDALVRPSRHVEKFEKVAPTLERAGLPPVLTSDARMLTRASGAVSLVAGLGLAAGRAPRTNATILAALNIPLTAVNNPVWAVKGTQARKEALSGLLRGAAVGAGLVLATVDRQGKPSLAWRMRNSRQQREAVQAAREAVRQRYVTA
- a CDS encoding helix-turn-helix transcriptional regulator → MHNRPIPSLPRPALGDLSARANLSAARRRVLEVVEASNDAMTAVQVASALNLHHNTVREHLDALVDAGFVTVSTKPTGKRGRPALRYASTAPDPQQMVDAYLLLLDAIADTLGEGEEARAAALEIGRRWAELTPGTAAEPVVDGEEVDRVTALIPYLAVMGFAPEVSGDTVVLRSCPLVTRNHRPRDLVCTMHEGFLRAVVGPDPAAYERIKFLPNGPDGCQISPSEPAKPAQEEREMNIVHADVA